One segment of Anopheles stephensi strain Indian chromosome 3, UCI_ANSTEP_V1.0, whole genome shotgun sequence DNA contains the following:
- the LOC118509910 gene encoding UDP-glucose 6-dehydrogenase isoform X1: MVISKICCIGAGYVGGPTCSVMALKCPDIQITVVDRSTERIAQWNSDKLPIYEPGLDEVVRQCRNRNLFFSTDIEKAIQEAELIFISVNTPTKTYGNGRGRAADLKYVEGCARMIAEMSQNSKIVVEKSTVPVRAAESIMHILKANHKPGVKYDILSNPEFLAEGTAVEDLLKPDRVLIGGEQTPEGQAAIEKLCWVYEHWIPKKNIITTNTWSSELSKLAANAFLAQRISSINSLSAVCEATGADVSEVARAVGLDSRIGPKFLQASVGFGGSCFQKDILNLVYICEGLNLPEVAAYWQQVIDMNDYQKTRFSQKIIECLFNTVTDKRISILGFAFKKNTGDTRETPAITVCRTLLDEGAQLNIYDPKVEPEQIIADLTHPKVTESPEHVKRAVQIFADPYDAVRGTHALVVCTEWDEFVVCHQCHRHIASKPTVAGHPNQTYHHLPPHHPSSNHEPRCPVDSNTVPVVPFAFFPQSLNYERIYASMMKPAYIFDGRKILPHERLQQIGFHVQTIGKRLLQQDSTAPTARPALPAPVVAHHLTNGHGPLPANGDGPSAQA; the protein is encoded by the coding sequence CCCGGCCTGGATGAGGTGGTCCGTCAGTGCCGCAACCGCAACCTGTTCTTCTCCACCGACATCGAGAAAGCCATCCAGGAAGCGGAGCTCATCTTCATCTCCGTTAACACGCCCACCAAAACGTACGGCAATGGGCGAGGCCGTGCGGCGGATCTGAAGTACGTCGAGGGCTGCGCCCGCATGATCGCCGAGATGTCACAGAACAGTAAGATCGTGGTGGAGAAGAGCACGGTACCGGTACGGGCGGCCGAAAGCATCATGCACATCCTCAAGGCCAACCACAAACCGGGCGTTAAGTATGACATCCTATCGAACCCGGAGTTTCTTGCCGAAGGCACGGCAGTGGAGGACCTGCTCAAGCCCGACCGTGTCCTGATCGGGGGCGAGCAAACGCCCGAAGGGCAGGCAGCGATCGAAAAGCTGTGCTGGGTGTACGAGCATTGGATCCCGAAGAAGAACATCATCACGACCAACACGTGGAGCTCGGAGTTGTCGAAGCTGGCGGCGAACGCATTCCTGGCGCAGCGCATTTCCTCCATCAACTCGCTGTCGGCCGTGTGTGAGGCGACCGGTGCGGACGTATCGGAGGTGGCCCGTGCCGTGGGGCTGGATTCACGCATTGGGCCAAAGTTTTTGCAGGCATCGGTCGGGTTCGGGGGCAGCTGCTTCCAGAAGGATATCCTCAATCTGGTGTACATCTGCGAGGGGCTCAATCTGCCCGAGGTGGCCGCCTACTGGCAGCAGGTGATCGACATGAACGATTACCAGAAGACGCGCTTCTCGCAGAAGATTATCGAGTGCCTGTTCAACACGGTCACCGACAAGCGCATCTCGATACTGGGCTTTGCGTTTAAGAAAAACACCGGCGACACGCGCGAAACGCCCGCGATTACCGTCTGCCGGACGCTGCTGGACGAGGGCGCCCAGCTGAACATCTACGATCCGAAGGTGGAACCGGAGCAGATCATTGCCGACCTGACGCACCCGAAGGTTACCGAGAGCCCGGAGCACGTGAAGCGGGCGGTGCAGATCTTTGCCGATCCGTACGATGCGGTCCGGGGCACGCATGCCCTCGTCGTGTGCACCGAATGGGATGAGTTTGTCGTATGTCATCAATGTCACCGCCACATCGCGTCGAAGCCGACGGTTGCGGGACATCCGAACCAAACCTACCACCACCTTCCGCCCCACCATCCTTCGTCAAACCACGAACCACGGTGCCCGGTCGATTCTAATACTGTACCCGTTGtcccttttgctttcttcccgCAGAGTCTCAACTACGAGCGCATCTACGCGTCGATGATGAAGCCGGCGTACATCTTCGACGGGCGCAAGATACTGCCGCACGAGCGGCTCCAACAGATCGGATTCCACGTGCAGACGATCGGGAagcggctgctgcagcaggaCAGCACCGCGCCCACTGCGCGGCCCGCCCTACCGGCGCCGGTGGTGGCCCACCATCTGACGAATGGGCATGGGCCGCTACCGGCCAACGGGGACGGCCCCAGTGCGCAGGCCTAG
- the LOC118509910 gene encoding UDP-glucose 6-dehydrogenase isoform X3 has translation MIAEMSQNSKIVVEKSTVPVRAAESIMHILKANHKPGVKYDILSNPEFLAEGTAVEDLLKPDRVLIGGEQTPEGQAAIEKLCWVYEHWIPKKNIITTNTWSSELSKLAANAFLAQRISSINSLSAVCEATGADVSEVARAVGLDSRIGPKFLQASVGFGGSCFQKDILNLVYICEGLNLPEVAAYWQQVIDMNDYQKTRFSQKIIECLFNTVTDKRISILGFAFKKNTGDTRETPAITVCRTLLDEGAQLNIYDPKVEPEQIIADLTHPKVTESPEHVKRAVQIFADPYDAVRGTHALVVCTEWDEFVVCHQCHRHIASKPTVAGHPNQTYHHLPPHHPSSNHEPRCPVDSNTVPVVPFAFFPQSLNYERIYASMMKPAYIFDGRKILPHERLQQIGFHVQTIGKRLLQQDSTAPTARPALPAPVVAHHLTNGHGPLPANGDGPSAQA, from the coding sequence ATGATCGCCGAGATGTCACAGAACAGTAAGATCGTGGTGGAGAAGAGCACGGTACCGGTACGGGCGGCCGAAAGCATCATGCACATCCTCAAGGCCAACCACAAACCGGGCGTTAAGTATGACATCCTATCGAACCCGGAGTTTCTTGCCGAAGGCACGGCAGTGGAGGACCTGCTCAAGCCCGACCGTGTCCTGATCGGGGGCGAGCAAACGCCCGAAGGGCAGGCAGCGATCGAAAAGCTGTGCTGGGTGTACGAGCATTGGATCCCGAAGAAGAACATCATCACGACCAACACGTGGAGCTCGGAGTTGTCGAAGCTGGCGGCGAACGCATTCCTGGCGCAGCGCATTTCCTCCATCAACTCGCTGTCGGCCGTGTGTGAGGCGACCGGTGCGGACGTATCGGAGGTGGCCCGTGCCGTGGGGCTGGATTCACGCATTGGGCCAAAGTTTTTGCAGGCATCGGTCGGGTTCGGGGGCAGCTGCTTCCAGAAGGATATCCTCAATCTGGTGTACATCTGCGAGGGGCTCAATCTGCCCGAGGTGGCCGCCTACTGGCAGCAGGTGATCGACATGAACGATTACCAGAAGACGCGCTTCTCGCAGAAGATTATCGAGTGCCTGTTCAACACGGTCACCGACAAGCGCATCTCGATACTGGGCTTTGCGTTTAAGAAAAACACCGGCGACACGCGCGAAACGCCCGCGATTACCGTCTGCCGGACGCTGCTGGACGAGGGCGCCCAGCTGAACATCTACGATCCGAAGGTGGAACCGGAGCAGATCATTGCCGACCTGACGCACCCGAAGGTTACCGAGAGCCCGGAGCACGTGAAGCGGGCGGTGCAGATCTTTGCCGATCCGTACGATGCGGTCCGGGGCACGCATGCCCTCGTCGTGTGCACCGAATGGGATGAGTTTGTCGTATGTCATCAATGTCACCGCCACATCGCGTCGAAGCCGACGGTTGCGGGACATCCGAACCAAACCTACCACCACCTTCCGCCCCACCATCCTTCGTCAAACCACGAACCACGGTGCCCGGTCGATTCTAATACTGTACCCGTTGtcccttttgctttcttcccgCAGAGTCTCAACTACGAGCGCATCTACGCGTCGATGATGAAGCCGGCGTACATCTTCGACGGGCGCAAGATACTGCCGCACGAGCGGCTCCAACAGATCGGATTCCACGTGCAGACGATCGGGAagcggctgctgcagcaggaCAGCACCGCGCCCACTGCGCGGCCCGCCCTACCGGCGCCGGTGGTGGCCCACCATCTGACGAATGGGCATGGGCCGCTACCGGCCAACGGGGACGGCCCCAGTGCGCAGGCCTAG